In Drosophila simulans strain w501 chromosome 3R, Prin_Dsim_3.1, whole genome shotgun sequence, a single window of DNA contains:
- the LOC6730357 gene encoding uncharacterized protein LOC6730357, with translation MHRSMERRRSGTPRTLPVCWILLCLVAWTVADDWSLSCASNCTCKWTNGKKSAICSSLQLTTIPNTLSTELQVLVLNDNHIPYLNREEFSTLGLLNLQRIYLKKSEVQYIHKESFRNLKILVEIDLSDNKLEMLDKDTFMGNDRLRILYLNGNPLKRLAAYQFPILPHLRTLDMHDCLISYIDPMSLANLNLLEFLNLKNNLLESLSEYVFQHMANLKTLSLEENPWQCNCKLRKFRGWYVNSRLSSVSLVCKGPPAQKDRTWDSVDDELFGCPPRVEIFNNEEVQNIDIGSNTTFSCLVYGDPLPEVAWELNGKILDNDNVLFDSESIASDKLWSNLTVFNVTSLDAGTYACTGSNSIGSMTQNISIYLSEIVQHVLEKTPETFWYFGLIMGIFGTVFLLISISFVVCLCKRTTRQHRHANKAGVKSSVSFNDQEKKLLDSSVTTTTNDRGDSYGIDNQPTSIGMNKGDSAGMGFNQIEIHAVESHRHGSMLVQQQPQQQQVAGGGGMRQQLMQVKDPTCGMMSVPTSMAGHAHSHPAQISEEFPLNVGVFPPPPEFCSNIVPNPAFGGNIFIRVSVTQDMLDGADLNMYPDLLNIPKRMQDVQESGAGAVAVPEGQFATLPRHTARRGILKKDTSLQQQQHQQQQQHQHQQQQQQQQIQQQQHQQLQQQHQPSGLYTHDEIVTYNLEASGYDPHQSAYHSNAMELPPPPPPPAVTAVVQCHHPSPSNCASCINNAPPPPSACQSPPVEVTPMRPLDSSAYPKYDNMGRRITASGGLGGSNLSLHDEERYENETLFGQAESQTKGMPEQSQDLHQAQEVTQSQDKGGGPGEFVSL, from the exons ATGCATCGCAGCATGGAGCGCAGGAGGAGCGGTACCCCGAGGACTCTGCCAG TCTGCTGGATTCTGCTGTGCCTGGTGGCCTGGACTGTGGCAGATGACTGGTCCCTGAGTTGCGCCTCCAACTGCACCTGCAAGTGGACCAATGGCAAGAAGTCGGCCATCTGCAGCTCCCTGCAGCTGACCACCATTCCGAACACCCTGAGCACAGAGCTGCAGGTGCTGGTGCTCAATGACAACCACATCCCGTATCTCAACCGGGAGGAGTTCTCCACTCTGGGGCTGCTGAACCTGCAGCGTATTTACCTCAAGAAGTCCGAGGTGCAGTACATACACAAGGAGTCGTTCCGCAATCTGAAGATACTGGTGGAGATCGACCTGTCGGACAATAAGCTGGAGATGCTCGACAAGGACACCTTCATGGGGAACGATCGTCTGAGGATACTCTATTTGAATGGCAATCCCCTCAAGCGCCTGGCGGCGTATCAGTTTCCTATTCTGCCCCATCTGCGCACCTTGGACATGCACGACTGCCTGATCTCCTACATCGATCCCATGTCCCTGGCCAATCTTAACCTGCTGGAGTTCCTCAACCTAAAGAACAACCTGCTGGAGAGCCTGAGCGAGTACGTGTTCCAGCACATGGCCAATCTGAAGACGCTCTCCCTGGAGGAGAATCCCTGGCAGTGCAACTGCAAACTGCGAAAGTTCCGCGGCTGGTATGTGAACAGCCGTCTGAGCTCAGTGAGTCTGGTGTGCAAGGGTCCTCCGGCGCAGAAGGATCGCACCTGGGACAGCGTGGACGACGAGCTCTTCGGCTGTCCGCCGCGGGTTGAGATCTTCAACAATGAAGAGGTGCAGAACATCGACATCGGGAGTAATACCACCTTTAGCTGCCTGGTGTACGGCGATCCCCTGCCGGAGGTGGCTTGGGAACTGAATGGGAAGATACTGGACAACGACAACGTGCTCTTCGACTCGGAGAGCATCGCCTCGGATAAGCTGTGGAGTAATCTCACCGTTTTCAACGTGACCAGCTTGGATGCTGGAACCTACGCCTGCACGGGCTCGAATTCCATCGGCAGCATGACGCAGAACATCAGCATCTACCTCAGCGAGATCGTTCAGCATGTGCTGGAGAAGACGCCGGAGACCTTCTGGTACTTTGGCCTCATCATGGGCATCTTCGGAACCGTCTTTCTGCTGATCTCCATCTCGTTTGTGGTCTGTCTCTGCAAACGCACCACCCGCCAGCACCGACATGCCAACAAGGCCGGCGTGAAGTCGAGTGTTAGCTTCAATGACCAGGAAAAGAAACTTCTCGACTCGAGCGTCACCACGACCACCAATGATCGCGGTGACAGCTATGGCATCGACAACCAGCCCACTTCCATCGGTATGAACAAGGGGGACTCGGCCGGAATGGGCTTCAACCAGATAGAGATCCATGCGGTGGAGAGTCATCGACATGGAAGCATGttggtgcagcagcagccgcaacagcaacaggttGCAGGTGGTGGTGGAATGCGGCAACAGCTGATGCAGGTCAAAGATCCCACCTGCGGCATGATGAGCGTGCCCACCTCAATGGCAGGCCATGCCCACTCGCATCCTGCCCAGATCTCTGAGGAGTTCCCGCTGAACGTGGGCGTCTTTCCACCGCCCCCAgagttctgttcgaacatagTCCCGAATCCAGCGTTTGGGGGCAACATCTTCATCCGGGTATCCGTCACACAGGACATGCTGGATGGTGCGGACCTGAACATGTATCCAGATTTGCTGAACATTCCGAAGAGGATGCAGGACGTACAGGAGAGTGGTGCTGGTGCAGTCGCCGTGCCCGAGGGTCAGTTTGCCACTCTGCCGAGACACACAGCCCGGAGAGGTATTCTCAAGAAGGACACCTccttgcagcaacagcagcatcagcagcagcagcagcatcaacatcaacagcagcagcagcaacagcagattcagcagcagcagcaccagcagctgcaacagcaacaccagccATCCGGACTCTACACACATGATGAAATCGTGACCTACAACCTGGAGGCCAGTGGCTACGACCCCCACCAGTCGGCGTACCACAGCAATGCCATGGAGctgcctcctccgccgccgccgcccgcCGTAACCGCGGTGGTGCAGTGCCATCACCCGAGTCCCAGCAACTGCGCCAGCTGCATCAACAATGCGCCTCCACCGCCCTCCGCCTGCCAATCGCCGCCCGTCGAGGTGACGCCCATGAGGCCGCTGGATAGCTCTGCCTACCCCAAGTACGACAACATGGGTCGGCGGATCACCGCGAGCGGAGGACTAGGTGGATCCAATCTTTCGCTGCACGACGAGGAGCGCTACGAAAACGAGACGCTCTTTGGCCAGGCGGAGAGTCAGACCAAGGGAATGCCGGAGCAGTCGCAGGATCTTCACCAGGCGCAGGAGGTGACTCAAAGCCAGGACAAGGGCGGCGGTCCTGGCGAGTTCGTGTCGCTCTAG
- the LOC6730358 gene encoding protein kinase C-binding protein 1, with translation MESTDSSDSSGDSLKSIPRPDFEALSAIGSPQPQLQSSSLDGPVEMEPVIMPSKRQKYIVSAPPGSANCSSNSSSSSPSNVNVGSSLTMKLTKVQPQQHQAKSSTPNNKGKVPKEMVALQRSHIESQVLSNFVTGVSNLKRRKSRYVSGNLATQAVGGELSRSLNASSKNENKSLKVALKRSTSIPAPIIDSDDDWQDEDITWGVTTCRPRGRSMAFEDGERLNAENRNIVPAFSMATRCRSRSKTLSLSNSWSTDDKGPRRSNLRSENEEFARKHNAFLDRIIHDDQESEVALNTSGEGDSSLFSDASDAKTTTAKTPEEEAAERLALIYEEPPTPGWDPFCWKCLKCGKLMPCSKCLRSFHSYCVRPATTKFDSSWKCPECQVIEAAPKRLRRNGVSADLLSQLLSFALDRMKHVRGAHKLRSPLEVFPLTCKKYFVNPVSFESLAQCIRNGAYQSTEEFLGEVKWIQHNALILDAGDAKVEQASKAVVKVCRQEANEIDTCPECYLNANSSDEWFVKVCRHPHLLLWAKLKGFPYWPAKAMGSSNSTLVNVRFFGKHDRAFVPVKDCFLYSAKNPNTQTSRRSARDLAECIREVEIHIEQIKRKIGAFNYAPYRTPYDPLEEQQQLEQMMPGVYAAIDRELEPANKTPLQFLIRKTADDKLSIVKKTKATESGNESDQSPSPTKKLSEVDIVSVTGTGCSDHSNVKSNNYEVIPRSGESLTDSRCKVLLKRKSLAAKIVSESVETSEAVASKRKHSLSDASFTSESSDHKRKSKHARKQHDNQDNQIEEPEKNGQEPSKSPTISTQNENLQDEENVIENAANDTSSASPLSASVVSVVELVRRRQGVTITKIPREQQQTAEDTAVVPIPPPTAPPPKPNIPKGNEAANPKQSDVERQQEQLIKKVIPFIEIKTEVMSEPEEMEEESPANQPQTNQVPLQQETITAQPESQMPAAAPAYQANPVDAPSEEVSIKEEILSEDEMETEQSIVSRRLKSVPPMPLPMPPPPPLPPREESPATADPVRFVGDTTIQRLSQKQGGKSTDTVGKRKGVQQVPIAGTPQAPSPTHSPVQSTAPSPSASPKPTSTIAVSKPPPPPLPLPKGKSASHLQFRGKNDRIPISPPPTAPPATNTSSLLRSNMVVIPVEQGSSGNAHSPMTIPVPPLRAVSKNTLQNTSTVSTSSCVPGSVSMPPPLAGLSIPPVATPTSQEDSITNSGQPVGLLASALNGTANDVLSSDSNPNDPITPGLATALSEMLLHSGVPKLIARPRGALRSDGSQIYPSQAGPVSQKLKENAHKITDYFISVIEDTLSDMGTGDQSVLQARIAGLSLENERLKQHYDRQINDLHRTSEIMIAEMRKTLEQEHKRVISELRQQNAIELMRAVEDAKRKQWCANCMREAQLYCCWNTSYCDYPCQQLHWPGHSASCGQSVPPTIPVSPSVPAPIIEPGRAKAKVATPTATPSITNPSPSSQIMRTVAACPSAQPIASASSSKKWPPMMTLMNQSNQEAMLKLPATTYLRPVVSTTMTAPLTAPSPANNNSTNVIMAPTPPPGNNMASMISAQRNPPNYNAKHLNPAMPVQRFNIPLPITVNSNAPFMMAEQHQKQGAKATGRSGKNNSRMRQTFSNNINNSNPQGQGMRSNNNPQAIRQNQMNQQVFQP, from the exons ATGGAAAGCACGGACAGCAGCGACAGCAGTGGGGATAGTTTAAAATCCATTCCTCGGCCGGACTTCGAGGCCCTCTCCGCCATCGGCAGCCCACAGCCGCAGTTGCAGAGCTCCTCGCTGGATGGCCCCGTCGAGATGGAGCCGGTCATCATGCCCAGCAAGCGTCAAAAGTATATTGTCAGTGCGCCGCCTGGGTCggccaactgcagcagcaactcgtCCAGTTCGAGTCCCTCGAACGTCAACGTGGGCTCCTCGCTTACCATGAAGTTGACGAAGGTGCAGCCACAACAGCATCAGGCCAAGTCCTCCACGCcaaacaacaaaggcaaagtACCCAAGGAAATGGTTGCTCTGCAGCGCTCACACATCGAATCCCAGGTCCTCAGCAACTTTGTGACTGGGGTGTCCAATCTGAAGCGTCGAAAGTCGCGCTATGTGTCCGGGAATCTCGCCACTCAGGCAGTAGGTGGAGAGCTGTCCCGCAGCTTAAATGCCTCctccaaaaatgaaaacaaatctCTAAAGGTTGCTCTTAAGCGGAGCACTAGCATTCCAGCTCCCATCATCGACTCAGATGACGACTGGCAGGACGAGGACATCACCTGGGGCGTAACGACCTGCAGGCCGAGAGGACGATCGATGGCCTTTGAAGATGGCGAGCGGCTAAATGCGGAGAACAGAAACATCGTTCCCGCATTCTCAATGGCCACCCGCTGCAGGTCACGAAGCAAAACTCTATCCTTGAGCAACAGTTGGAGCACTGATGATAAGGGCCCCCGACGCAGCAACCTACGCAGCGAGAACGAGGAATTCGCGAGGAAGCATAATGCTTTTCTTGATCGCATAATCCACGATGACCAGGAATCGGAAGTGGCGTTGAACACATCCGGCGAAGGCGACAGCTCGCTCTTCTCGGATGCCAGTGACGCAAAGACGACCACGGCCAAAACTCCAGAGGAGGAGGCGGCCGAGCGGCTGGCTCTCATATATGAGGAGCCACCTACG CCCGGCTGGGACCCGTTCTGCTGGAAATGCCTTAAGTGCGGCAAGCTGATGCCGTGCTCCAAGTGCCTGCGATCCTTTCACTCTTACTGCGTCCGACCTGCCACCACCAAGTTTGACTCCTCCTGGAAGTGCCCCGAGTGTCAGGTGATCGAGGCGGCCCCCAAGAG ACTGCGGCGCAATGGAGTTTCGGCGGATCTACTAAGCCAGCTGCTTTCCTTCGCCCTGGACCGTATGAAGCATGTGCGCGGG GCACATAAGCTCCGGTCGCCGCTGGAGGTCTTTCCGTTGACTTGCAAAAAGTACTTTGTGAACCCTGTGAGCTTCGAGAGTCTGGCGCAGTGCATCCGCAATGGGGCCTACCAAAGCACAGAGGAGTTTCTCGGCGAAGTGAAATGGATACAGCATAACGCTCTTATCCTGGATGCCGGCG ATGCCAAAGTGGAACAGGCCTCAAAGGCTGTGGTGAAGGTGTGTCGACAGGAGGCCAACGAAATCGACACCTGTCCTGAATGCTATCTAAATGCCAATTCCAGCGACGAGTGGTTCGTGAAGGTGTGCCGGCATCCGCATCTCCTACTCTGGGCTAAACTAAAGGGATTCCCCTATTGGCCCGCGAAAGCCATGGGCTCATCAAACTCAACTCTGGTAAATGTGCGATTCTTCGGCAAACACGACCGAGCTTTCGTGCCCGTAAAGGACTGCTTTCTTTATTCGGCTAAAAATCCGAACACGCAAACCAGCCGGAGATCGGCAAGGGATTTGGCGGAATGCATAAGGGAGGTTGAGATTCACATCGAACAAATCAAGCGCAAGATTGGCGCTTTCAATTATGCTCCCTATCGCACCCCTTACGATCCTCTggaagagcaacaacaactggagcAGATGATGCCTGGCGTGTATGCGGCTATCGACCGGGAACTGGAGCCGGCTAATAAGACACCGCTGCAGTTTCTTATACGCAAGACTGCGGACGATAAGCTCTCTATCGTCAAGAAAACAAAGGCGACAGAATCGGGAAACGAATCGGATCAATCGCCAAGTCCTACAAAAAAACTTTCGGAGGTTGATATTGTTTCAGTAACAGGGACCGGATGCAGCGATCACTCAAATGTGAAGAGCAACAACTATGAGGTTATACCCAGATCTGGGGAATCTTTGACCGACTCTCGTTGCAAGGTGTTGCTCAAAAGGAAATCTTTAGCTGCCAAAATAGTTTCAGAATCCGTTGAAACTTCAGAAGCGGTGGCATCGAAACGCAAGCACTCTCTAAGTGATGCCAGTTTCACCAGCGAATCCAGCGACCACAAACGAAAGTCAAAGCATGCTAGGAAACAGCACGATAATCAGGATAATCAAATTGAAGAGCCAGaaaaaaatggccaagagcCCTCAAAATCTCCTACCATCTCAACACAGAATGAAAATTTACAAGATGAAGAAAATGTCATAGAAAATGCTGCCAATGATACTTCCTCGGCATCCCCGTTATCTGCGTCTGTGGTTTCTGTGGTGGAATTGGTCAGACGACGCCAGGGAGTGACCATCACAAAGATACCACGCGAGCAACAGCAGACAGCAGAGGACACAGCTGTTGTTCCCATTCCTCCTCCAACAGCTCCACCTCCAAAACCGAATATCCCAAAAGGGAATGAAGCAGCGAACCCAAAACAATCCGATGTCGAGAGGCAACAAGAACAGCTCATCAAAAAAGTTATTCCGTTTATAGAAATTAAAACAGAGGTGATGTCGGAGCCAGAAGAAATGGAGGAAGAGTCACCGGCTAATCAACCTCAAACTAATCAAGTTCCCTTGCAACAGGAGACAATAACAGCACAGCCGGAATCTCAAATGCCAGCTGCCGCGCCGGCTTACCAAGCAAACCCAGTCGATGCACCTTCTGAAGAAGTCAGTATCAAGGAAGAGATTCTCAGCGAAGATGAAATGGAAACGGAACAGTCTATTGTGAGTCGAAGGTTGAAATCCGTGCCACCTATGCCTTTGCCTATGCCCCCGCCTCCTCCTTTACCGCCAAGAGAGGAATCACCTGCGACAGCTGATCCGGTTCGATTTGTGGGCGACACCACGATCCAAAGGTTAAGCCAGAAACAGGGAGGCAAGTCCACGGATACGGTCGGAAAACGTAAAGGGGTTCAACAAGTTCCCATAGCAGGTACACCACAGGCACCCTCTCCTACTCACTCGCCTGTCCAGTCAACCGCACCTTCACCTTCGGCATCACCAAAGCCAACTAGCACGATTGCTGTTAGCaagccaccgccaccgccactgccactgcccaAGGGAAAGTCTGCGTCACACCTTCAATTTCGAGGAAAAAACGATCGTATCCCGATCTCCCCACCGCCGACTGCTCCACCAGCCACCAACACGTCTTCTTTGCTCCGATCCAACATGGTAGTGATTCCAGTGGAGCagggcagcagcggcaacgcACACAGTCCGATGACTATTCCGGTTCCACCATTGAGGGCCGTTTCCAAGAACACACTGCAGAATACCTCAACGGTATCAACTTCCTCTTGCGTTCCCGGCTCAGTCTCGATGCCCCCACCTTTAGCCGGATTGAGTATTCCTCCAGTGGCCACTCCCACATCACAAGAAGACTCAATTACTAACAGTGGACAACCTGTGGGTCTACTGGCCAGCGCTTTGAACGGAACGGCAAACGACGTCTTGTCCAGTGATTCCAATCCTAATGATCCCATAACTCCGGGCTTAGCCACGGCATTGAGTGAAATGCTGCTGCACTCCGGTGTGCCAAAGTTGATAGCTCGTCCACGCGGGGCTCTCCGATCGGATGGTTCCCAAATCTATCCCTCACAAGCCGGACCGGTCTCGCAAAAACTGAAGGAGAACGCACACAAG ATAACCGACTACTTTATCTCAGTCATCGAGGACACGCTTAGCGACATGGGTACTGGGGACCAAAGTGTCCTGCAAGCCCGGATTGCCGGCCTGTCGCTGGAGAACGAGCGTCTGAAGCAGCACTATGACCGTCAAATAAACGACTTGCATCGCACGAGCGAGATAATGATTGCCGAAATGCGAAAGACTTTGGAGCAAGAGCACAAACGCGTGATCTCCGAACTGCGACAGCAGAACGCCATCGAGCTGATGCGGGCGGTCGAGGATGCAAAGCGGAAGCAGTGGTGTGCGAATTGCATGCGTGAGGCGCAGTTGTACTGCTGTTGGAACACATCCTATTGCGACTATCCCTGCCAGCAGCTGCACTGGCCTGGACATTCTGCCTCGTGTGGTCAGTCTGTGCCACCGACAATCCCAGTTTCACCTTCAGTTCCGGCTCCGATTATAGAGCCTGGACGTGCCAAAGCTAAAGTGGCCACGCCAACGGCGACTCCATCAATTACAAACCCAAGCCCCAGTTCGCAGATAATGCGGACAGTAGCCGCCTGTCCATCTGCACAACCTATTGCCAGCGCTTCGAGTTCCAAAAAGTGGCCGCCCATGATGACGTTGATGAATCAATCCAATCAGGAGGCCATGCTCAAGCTGCCCGCCACTACATACCTTCGGCCAGTGGTCAGCACCACGATGACAGCTCCCTTGACTGCTCCGTCaccagcaaacaacaacagcacaaaCGTAATAATGGCGCCCACACCACCGCCGGGAAATAATATGGCATCTATGATCTCCGCACAGCGGAATCCCCCCAACTACAACGCCAAGCACCTCAATCCGGCGATGCCCGTGCAGCGCTTCAATATTCCT TTGCCCATCACTGTAAATTCGAATGCACCCTTTATGATGGCAGAGCAGCATCAGAAGCAAGGAGCAAAAGCTACTGGTCGCTCAGGTAAAAACAATAGCCGAATGCGCCAAACATTCAGCAACAAtatcaacaacagcaacccGCAGGGGCAGGGTAtgcgcagcaacaacaacccgCAGGCTATTCgccaaaatcaaatgaatcAACAGGTATTCCAGCCATAA
- the LOC6730359 gene encoding alpha-tocopherol transfer protein-like — protein MKEANLEDQYASFPEIKRPEVLKLLDWIHAQPHISDRFSEGEALHFFHACRYSMEVAKQVLDTNLTARTHLEEFFVNLDCERPEIRRAMRTVSIVPLPGATPEGYRVILAKLDDLNTSNYNFADVMKLYCMVFDFWMYEDGIQPGHVIVIDLKNTSLGHVARIGLLQMKKFLYYLQEAAAIRLIGFHFINIVPFMDKILALMTPFMKKELTTVLHMHSDLKEFYKFVPQEMLPKEYGGQLEEANVAKEIYYKKLLDNRKEMMEFETRHQVNEKLRPGKAKNASDLFGIEGNFKKLDID, from the exons ATGAAGGAGGCCAACTTGGAGGATCAGTATGCCAGTTTTCCGGAGATCAAGCGGCCGGAGGTGCTGAAGCTTCTCGACTGGATCCACGCGCAGCCGCACATCTCGGATAGGTTTTCCGAGGGCGAGGCCCTGCACTTCTTTCACGCCTGCCGCTACAGCATGGAGGTGGCCAAGCAGGTGCTGGACACCAATCTCACGGCCCGCACTCACCTGGAGGAGTTCTTCGTGAACCTCGATTGCGAGCGGCCCGAGATCAGGCGCGCCATGCGAACAGT CTCTATTGTTCCCCTGCCAGGCGCCACTCCCGAAGGATACCGGGTGATTCTCGCcaagctagatgacctgaaTACCTCAAACTATAATTTTGCAGATGTTATGAAGCT CTATTGCATGGTGTTTGACTTTTGGATGTATGAAGATGGCATTCAGCCGGGTCACGTTATTGTGATCGATCTGAAAAACACTTCCTTGGGGCATGTAGCCCGCATTGGCCTGTTGCAAATGAAGAAGTTCCTTTATTACCTGCAG GAAGCGGCTGCCATCCGGTTGATAGGCTTTCACTTCATCAACATTGTACCGTTCATGGACAAGATTCTCGCGCTGATGACTCCGTTTATGAAAAAGGAACTGACCACTGTGCTCCATATGCACAGTGACCTGAAGGAATTCTACAAGTTTGTGCCCCAGGAAATGCTTCCCAAGGAATACGGTGGTCAACTGGAGGAGGCGAACGTGGCGAAAG AGATTTACTATAAGAAGTTGCTGGACAATCGAAAGGAAATGATGGAGTTCGAGACTCGCCACCAGGTGAACGAGAAACTGCGACCCGGCAAGGCCAAAAATGCATCCGACCTATTCGGGATCGAGGGAAACTTCAAGAAGTTGGATATCGATTAG